A stretch of Ascochyta rabiei chromosome 6, complete sequence DNA encodes these proteins:
- a CDS encoding Pyrimidine nucleotide transporter, mitochondrial, with protein MTFEHASAPRGLRGDNPQFGQTSLPSSRELGEVVPAKQPDGAPVAAGGPAFAKSWAHFVAGGLGGMASATLTAPLDVLKTRLQSTYYQQHLAAMRSARGLPPIETMSFARSSLLHIRETGEILWQVPKTEGWRALFKGLGPNLIGVVPARAINFYAYGNGKRIISTEFNNGREAAWVHLCSAAAAGIVTGTATNPIWLVKTRLQLDKNIHTDGRGRQYKNALDCTMQTVRKEGFFGLYRGLTASYLGVSESTLQWMMYEQMKLALARRAERVAASGRTPTLWDQTVDWTGKVSAAGCAKFVAALITYPHEVVRTRLRQAPQQDGRLKYTGLAQCFKLIWKEEGMAALYGGLVPHMFRVVPSAAIMFGTYEGVLKLLGESSNM; from the exons ATGACCTTCGAACACGCCTCCGCGCCTCGAGGTCTTCGAGGCGACAACCCGCAATTCGGACAGACATCCTTACCTTCTTCGCGCGAACTTGGCGAAGTGGTACCGGCAAAGCAACCAGACGGAGCCCCAGTAGCTGCCGGAGGCCCAGCCTTCGCAAAGTCATGGGCGCATTTCGTTGCGGGAGG TCTCGGTGGTATGGCCTCTGCGACCCTGACCGCACCACTTGACGTTCTCAAGACGCGCCTGCAATCGACGTACTACCAGCAGCATCTCGCCGCCATGAGAAGCGCCCGAGGATTACCGCCCATCGAGACCATGTCTTTTGCCCGCAGCTCGTTGCTCCACATCCGCGAGACCGGGGAGATTCTGTGGCAAGTGCCCAAGACAGAGGGCTGGCGAGCACTTTTCAAGGGCCTTGGACCCAACCTGATCGGCGTGGTTCCCGCGCGCGCTATCAACTTTTACGCATACGGCAACGGCAAGAGGATCATCAGCACAGAATTCAACAACGGCCGGGAAGCTGCTTGGGTTCATTTGTGCTCCGCGGCTGCGGCCGGCATCGTAACCGGGACGGCTACAAATCCCATTTGGCTGGTCAAGACTCGACTACAACTCGACAAGAATATCCACACAGATGGCCGTGGTCGCCAGTACAAGAATGCTCTCGACTGCACCATGCAGACGGTCAGGAAAGAAGGGTTCTTCGGTCTCTACCGTGGTTTGACCGCCAGCTACCTCGGTGTGTCGGAGAGTACACTGCAGTGGATGATGTACGAGCAGATGAAGCTCGCATTGGCAAGGCGCGCTGAGCGAGTCGCAGCGAGCGGACGGACGCCTACACTTTGGGACCAGACAGTCGACTGGACGGGCAAGGTCTCTGCCGCTGGTTGTGCCAAGTTTGTTGCCGCCCTCATCACATATCCCCACGAAGTTGTTCGAACACGACTACGACAAGCCCCTCAGCAGGACGGCCGCCTCAAGTACACTGGCCTCGCACAGTGTTTCAAACTTATCTGGAAGGAAGAGGGCATGGCCGCGCTCTACGGCGGACTGGTCCCCCACATGTTCCGTGTCGTGCCCAGCGCCGCCATAATGTTTGGTACATACGAGGGCGTACTGAAGCTTCTTGGGGAGTCTAGCAACATGTAG